The Pseudomonas entomophila genome segment CAAGCGCAACAAGAATGGGCAGCCGGGGGTGAGCAAGCCGGGGACGACCACGCAGGTGGAGCGGGAGAAGGGCAAGGGCGAGTTAGCGGTCAGTGGTTCGCAGGCGAATGCCACCCAGACGCCGAGCCCGATTGAGCCCAGTTGCCCAATCCCAAGACCGATTCCGAAGTCCACGACGGGGCGCAGTATCAGCTTTGCCCTGGGTTCGGAGTTCATCATCCATACGGACTTTAGCCTGCCCGGTGCATTCCCCCTTCAGTGGCAGCGGATCTACCACTCGCGCCTGACCCAGTACGACAAAGGCTGTCTAGGTGCACGTTGGATCACCGAATTCACCACGTGTATCGATGTGGTCGATAAGGGTTTGTTGCTCCATGACTTCGATGGCCGCAGCCATGAATTTGAACTACCCAAGGTAGGCAAGTCATTGTTCAACGCCATCGAGGACTTGCTGCTGGTACGCAGCAGCGACGATGAGCTGGTGATCTGCCGTGGCTTCGTGCGCAAGGAGTACTACCTGCGCGTGGGTGACCGTTACTACCTGCGCAAGATCCTGCTGCAGAACGATGCCGGTTGCATGCTGCACTACGAGCATCGCCACGAGGGGCGTCCGGTGCTGTCGGACATCATCACCTTCCTGGGCGATGTGAAAGACGTCCTACGCCACCTGGGCACGCTGACCGACGAACAGGGCCATATCACCGGGCTGTGGGAAATGCAGGACGGTCAGCCGCTGCGTCAGATGTGCGCCTACCACTACGATGATCAGGGTGACCTCGTCGCCGCCCAGGATGAACACGGCGCGGCCTGGCATTACCAGTACCAGAACCACCTGGTAACGCGTTACACCGACCGTACCGGTCGGGGCATGAACCTGCAGTGGGACGGCAGCGCTTTCGACGCCAAGGCCATTCGCGAATGGGCCGATGACGGCAGTTACGACACGCGTCTGGAATGGGACGAGAACATCCGCCTCACCTACGTCACCGACGCCCATGGCCAGGAGACCTGGTACTACTACGACATCCTCGGTCACCTGTACCGCGTGCGTTACCCGGACGAGCGCTCGGAGTGGATCTTCCGTGACGAGCGCAAGAATGTGGTGCGCCATGTACACGCCGACGGCAGTGAAGACCGCTACGACTATGATGAGCAAGGCAGTGTCATTCGTCATATCCGTGCTGATCACAGTCAGACACATTTCTCTTACGATGATCACCGCCACCCTATAAAGCTTCGTGATGCCGAAGGCGGTCTGTGGCTGCGGGACTATGACCAGAAGGGCAACCTGGTCGAGACAACCGACCCATTGGGCAACAAGACCGAATTTGCCTACACGCCTTCTGGGCTAGTCAAGGCGATCAAGGACGCCAATGGCAACGAGAAGAAGCTGGCGTACAACGCGGCGGGTCAGTTGGTCGCGTACACCGACTGCTCGGGCAAGACCAGCCAGTGGGCATACGACGCCTTCGGTCAGTTGGTGCTGTTCACCGATGCGGCGGGTAATAAGACAGCTTACGAATACAAAGCCGGCCAACTGGCAAAAGTCATCCACCCGGACGCCACTGAAGAGCGTTTCGAGCGTGATGCCGAAGGTCGTCTGCTGGCTCACGTCGATGCACTGGACCGTTGCACTACTTGGACCTACAACGCTGTGGGCCTGCTGGCCGAGCGGGTGGATGCCAACGAACACACGCTGCGTTATCGATGGGACAAGTTGGGCCGACTGATCGGCCTGGAAAACGAGAACGAGAGCAAGGCCAACTTCCTTTACGACCCGGTCGGGCGCCTGCTGCAAGAGCAAGGCTTCGATGGCCTGGTGACGCGTTACCAGTACGATCCTGATACGGGCCGGCTGGCCAGCACCCAAGTCGGTCAGCGCCGCATCGACATCACCTTCGACCCGGTGGGGCGTCTGATTTCACGTGCGGCCAGCTTGGGTGACCAGCGCCAGGAAGAAACCTTCGCTTACGACGGCAACGGCAATCTGATCCAGGCGATCAACGCGGCTAGCAAGCTGCAATGGTTCCACGACGAAGCCGGTAACCTGACCCGTGAGCACCAGTACTACCTCGGTACCGAGGTGCCGATGGTTGCGGTGTGGCAGCATGAGTACGACGCACTGAACCTGCGCACGGCGACGATTCGCCCGGATGGCCACAAGGTCAGTGTGCTCACCTACGGCAGTGGTCACGTGCTGGGCATGACCCTCGATCAGCATGAGTTGCTCGCCTACGAGCGCGATGACCTGCACCGTGAAGTGGTCCGGCATCAGGGCAACCAGCTGATGCAGACCCAGAGCTGGGACCCGGCAGGGCGTCTGCAAGAGCAACTGCTGGGCAGCCACGATGGCCAGTCGACCCTGCTCAAGCGCCAGTACCAATACGATGCCGTGGGCCAGTTGACCGATATCCACGACACCCGTCGCGGGCACCTGGCCTATCAGTACGACCCGGTTGGCCGCCTGCTGCAGGCCACCAGCCGCCTCGGTGTCGAGACCTTTGCCTTCGACCCGGCCGGCAACCTGTTGGACGACAAGACCCAGGAACTGAACCGTCCGCTGGAAAGCGATCCGCGCCGCAACAAGCTGATGGACAACCTGCTGCGTGAATACGCCGGGACCCATTACCAGTACGACGAACGTGGCAACCTGATCCATCGTTTGCACAATGGCGAACAGGCGCGCCTGAGCTGGGACCTGTTCGACCGTCTCACGCGTTTTGGCAATGACAAGCTCACGGTGCTGTACAGCTACGACGCCCTGGGCCGCCGTTTGCACAAACACTCCACCGCACACCACCAGGACGATCCGCGGGCCGGCAGTGGCTGGAACCAGATGCAGAGGGCCAAGCGTCAGCGCGAACTGGGTTGTGGTTACACCTTGTACGGCTGGGATGGTGACAACCTGGCCTGGGAAAGCTCACCGCCACAGGATGAAGGAGACACCGGGCGCACCGTGCATTACCTGTACGAGCCGGGCAGTTTCGTGCCGGTTGCCCAAGCGCTGCGCAAGAGCCCGATCCGTTTGCTACGCCAGCCGGACTGGCGCGACCGGGATTACGACTTCGATCAGGACCCGTTGTGGCAGCACGAGGTCAAACCGCAGGCGATCGACGCCATTGCCTGGTACCAGTGCGACCACCTCGGCACGCCGATGGAGCTCACCGACCACAACGGTGAGGTGGCGTGGACGGCGCAGTACAAGGCGTGGGGGGAGATCAAGGAGGCCCGCTCGGAGTGGGCGAAGCAGGTCGGCCTGACCAACCCGATCCGCTTCCAGGGTCAGTACCACGATCACGAGACCGGGCTGCATTACAACCGCTATCGGTACTATGATCCGAGGGCTGGGCGCTTTATCAGTCAGGACCCAATAAGCTACCTGGGTGGGGTCAACCTCTATCAGTACGTGCCGAACCCGATTGATTGGATTGACCCGTGGGGGCTGAAGCGGATCAAGAACGCGGTTGAAGGAGATCGTCGTCACCAGGAATTTAATGCTGAGATTAAAACGAAGCATCCGAATGCGACGATACAAAGTGAGTGTTACCTGCGAGATGCAAGCGGGAAGTCAGTCAAAGACCCTCGTACCGGAGAACGCCGTCGGGTAGACACGGCTGTGATTGAGAACGGACAGGCGAAGATCTATGAGGTTACGAGTATGACGGCTGATAAAACGGATCAAATTCTTAAAGAGCGTCGAATATTAGCGACGGGTGGTACATTTGTTAAAGATCGCTCTACTGGGAAGCTAGTACCTGTGGTGGGCGTTTCAGAGGTGGTTAGGAGAGATTGAATGAGCGACTATCCGGTATGGGATATAGATGGTGTGCTTGAAGCATATACTGATATTCCAGAGTGGCATGCAAGTATTGGTAGAGCCCTTGAAAACCTATTTCTTTTCATGGAGCGTAACGGTCTGTTGACTTGTAGGGTAAGTGATGAAAGTGGAAAAATAGTAAAGCGTGTGATTATGAGTAGCGAAATTACTGCGGAGGGCGATCTGCTATCAAGTGGTCGTAATAATGCAGTCGATAAGTGGTTGCGCTCAAAAGCAAGATTCAAAGACCCAGATGACTTAAGGTCTCTTGAGAAGGCCTTGGCGGATGTTCGAACTAAGAAGCACTAGTTGCGCTACTTTCTGAGCTGGCTAACCTATAGGTGAGATTAAGACGAAGCATCCGAATGCGACGATACAAAGTGAGTGTTATCTGCGAGATGCGAGCGGGAAATCTGTCAGGGATCCTGAAAGCGGTGAGCGGCGCAGGGTGGACACGGCTGTTATTGAAAATGGGCAGGCAACGACTTACGAAGTGACGAGCTTGAATGCATCTAAGTTTGAGCAACAGCAGAAAGAAAGTCGAATTCTCGCAAATGGCGTTCTACAAGGAACTGCCGGAGTGTTTGGAAGCGGTCGATGTCAGTGAGCGTCTATTCCGGCCTGTGCTCTGTTCGTTCAATTTCGCCGAAATCCCTCGGTGGCGGGTCTTGTTTCAGGATGATGCATACGAGAAGGCACAGTCTTCCTTCGCGGACATCGTTCTGGAGTTCGTACCGTATCTTTGGGTTGGTGGAGAGAAACGCCCCAAGGGCAGCGTGGCGCAGGGGAAAGGGCTCGAGCGCTCGGTGTGTTGGCGGACGCTGCATTTGATATTCAGGGTGAACGCGCATCTGGCGGGCATCTTCAAGCAGGACGAACCCTACGATTACCATCGTTTGCCGGCTGACATGCGAGTGGATGACGATGCGGCTATTCAGGCTGTTATCGCGCTTGCGGCATCGGTGGAAAAAACGCTGGCCATGAAGGAAGCGGCCTGGAAGAAAAGGGTCAAGGCATGAGCACACCGTGACGAAAAAGCCGCTTTCATCGTTGCGAAAGCGGCGTTTCACGTCGATCTAAGAGGGTTAGCTCACCATCGCCAACCGCTTGATCTGCTCGGCCAGGTCCTTCTCGGCGATCTTGATCTCCACCAGCACCGGCCGGCCCACGACCGTCAGCAATTGCGGCAGCAGTTGCTCCAGCTGGTCCACCGTTTCCACCCGATACCCCAACGCGCCATACCCCGTGGCCAACGCGGTGTAGTCCAGCGTGGGCAGGGTGTCGAACGGCGCGAACTCACCGCCTGGGGTAAACGCATCGGGATCGACGAACGCCTGCTCGATCGCATACACCTGGTTGCTCATCACGAACACCACGGCGTTGACCTGGTTGCGCGCCAGCGCTGCCAGTGACTGGCTGACCATCATGAACCCACCATCGCCGGCCACTACCACCGGGCGGCGGCCGCTGCCCAGCGCCACGCCAAGGGCGCAGCCAGTCTCGTGGCCGAGCGAGCCCCAGATGGCGTCGGAGATGAAGCTGCCGCGGGGCATGCCGTTGATGTTGCTGGCCACGTACAGCGACGAGCTTTCCCCCAGGATCAGCGTGCTGCTTTGCCACAGGCGGTGTTCCTGGGCGAAGTTCACCAGGCTGTCGAAGAAGCTCGCGTAGCTCAGCACGCTGGGCAGCGCGCCGCTGCCCAGCAGCGGGCGCGAGGCGTTGAGTGCCATGCCCTGGCGGGGGAACTGGGTGTCGACCTTCAGGGCCTTGAGCAGGGCGTCGACGTAGTCCGGCAGGCGCACATTGGGGTAGTTGTCGCCGCCGGCGCGGGCCAGCTCGCAGTTCACCTGGATGATCTGGCCGTAGCGGGCATTCAGCAGGTCGAGGTAGTCGTCAGTGAAGATCACGCCGATGGCCAGGATGCAGTCGCAGGAGTCCACCCGCGCCGAGGTTTCCGGGCGCGAGGCGGGGCCGGCGTAGGTGCCGATGAAGGGCGCCTGGCTTTCGTCGAGCACGGTCTTGGCGTCGAGGGTGGTGGAGAAGGGCAGGCCGCAACTGTCGATCAGGTGTTGCACGGCATCCTGCAGGCCGTAGCGGATCACCTCCACGCCCAGCAACACCAGGGGCTGGCACGCCGTGGCCAGGCGCTGGACGGTGGCGTCGACCAGCTCCTGCAGGGCCTGTGGGTTGGACGGGCGCGGGGCCGGGGTCAGTTGGCCATGGGGGCGGTTGACCTCTTCGCCCCAGATGTCCTGGTAGGCCTCCAGGTAGATGGGTTGGCGGTGGGTGAGCGCAGCGATCAGGGCGTTGTCGATCTGCCAGGGCGCGCGGTGCGGGTCGGACAGGATCTCGCAGGCCACGGTCACCTGTTCCAGTACGTTGCGGTCGGCTTCGAAGTCGCCGGTGGAGTGGTGGAACAGCACGTTCTGGCTACTGGCCTTGCGGCGGTCCTGAGTCGAGGGGCTGGCGGAAATCACCACCACCGGGTTGCGTTCCACAAACGCGCCGGCGATGG includes the following:
- a CDS encoding alpha-keto acid decarboxylase family protein, with the protein product MSQFTVADYLLTRLKQLGLDKVFQVPGDYCSNFMSALDAFEGIDAVGEIYEMGAAYSADGYARVHGLGAVSLQYGVGTFSAVNAIAGAFVERNPVVVISASPSTQDRRKASSQNVLFHHSTGDFEADRNVLEQVTVACEILSDPHRAPWQIDNALIAALTHRQPIYLEAYQDIWGEEVNRPHGQLTPAPRPSNPQALQELVDATVQRLATACQPLVLLGVEVIRYGLQDAVQHLIDSCGLPFSTTLDAKTVLDESQAPFIGTYAGPASRPETSARVDSCDCILAIGVIFTDDYLDLLNARYGQIIQVNCELARAGGDNYPNVRLPDYVDALLKALKVDTQFPRQGMALNASRPLLGSGALPSVLSYASFFDSLVNFAQEHRLWQSSTLILGESSSLYVASNINGMPRGSFISDAIWGSLGHETGCALGVALGSGRRPVVVAGDGGFMMVSQSLAALARNQVNAVVFVMSNQVYAIEQAFVDPDAFTPGGEFAPFDTLPTLDYTALATGYGALGYRVETVDQLEQLLPQLLTVVGRPVLVEIKIAEKDLAEQIKRLAMVS